In the genome of Pagrus major chromosome 17, Pma_NU_1.0, the window TCTGTTTCATGCCAGAGCTCAGATTgataatgatgtttttgttttctatatATAGCCATTTGCTGTACAGGGTTTTCACTGTGTATCTATGACTGGTCTAGCAGGTGAAACATGATGTATAGCAGTATTGACAACAGGTTTATCCCCCATGGGTCATTGCATTAGCTTTTTGCATGATTTTTTTGCACAGAAGCTACATCTCAGGACACTGTCACTTATTAATTTTGTTGCCTTTCTATCGCCTCCCTGCATCACCCTGCTGCAGAGAAATGTTATTGCTATGAAGCCGTGGATCGATGCAAGGAGTAAATAGTGGGTCTGggagcaagagagagaagaatCAGGGCTCAGGCGGAAGGAGTGGAGGAGCTGGCGACTGCTGCGTAAGAGAGGGGATGTAACTCCGCTGGGGGGCCTCTCACCTGGagacaacagaggaggaggctgaaTGAAAACATCTCATCTGGGCGCACAATACAGTGACGGCAGAATCACACCGCTACACAAACCTACTGCTCTGGTTTGTGCAGCTTTTTTACGTGGGAGTATGAAAGAGGATCACATGCAAGGCTGGCTCTATCACTCTGTCTGAGCTGAAAAGCATCAGTGTGATGAGCGGGAACAGAGAGTGGCCtgtccccccctctccctctgttgtCATCCCTGTATACAAGTCTCAGAGGTGACAGTCCTGGACGAGGGCACTGACTCAGGGCTGTCTGGCTCAGTGTGACAGTCTTGAAAGCTCGTCTTTGTTTTCCATAGTATCACATAGGCCGTATGTTTGTTGGTGTCAGTGTTCTAATAATAGGCTGACGCTGGAAAATCTAGAGAGctgctgagctgtgtgtgtgtgtgaccatgtGCAGAGAGCGTTGTGTACAGGTCATGTGAGGAGACAAAAAACACCTTTAAGAGCATCCTGTCGTATGTGTGgtatggtgtgtttgtgtgccattTTTGCATGCTGGCTTTGTCTTGCAATGCGTACTATAGTCACAGGAGGTACTTGTGCTTCAGATGTGATGTCATTACAGTGTTGACACGGTGTTGCTGAGGTGGGGTTGTTGCCACTGAGCGATGCTGCACAGTGTAGCTCAGGCTGTAGCGGCGGCTGTGTTGCTGATCGGGGATCTCTCAGCGAGGCGGGGGCTATGGCGCTCTGATGCTGCAGGCGCTGCTCAATGTGGGTCAGGAGAGGCAGCACTCTGTCTTCTCCccattctctctcttcctctctctcattcctaatcttctttcttctctcactTCCCCCCTCTTACTCCCTTTCTTCCTTCTGCACAGTTCTATCTGTCATTTTACATtgcctttctccctctcctcccccccacgctcctctttctgcttctgtttctctccagctctgctgctctcctccttTGTTACGTCTGGTGGATCTACCAGGCTGTATGCTTAAATGGATTGCACGGAGGTTTTCGCTGCTTTTGGATGCAGTGACCTTGTCAGAGCCTGCGTTAGAGGTAGATGCATCTGAATAGGAACTGACCAAGGTCgccttctgtgtttttttttttacccccttCTGTCTTTATGTAACATGTCTGTAGCTGCCTGCTGTAGTGAACCCCCTCTGTGTaatatgaaaatacaatttAGCACTGTCAAATCGCCCGGCTCCTCTGAATGGAATgcagggagagaaaaatgaatggatggatgtgtgagtgtgtgtcataCACTCCATCTCTGTGGTGCCTCTGGCTAATGAACAACCCAGAGTCCTGTGCGTTGACCCACAGATAAGCCTGCAGGAAAGAACAGTCAATCTGACaaagaaactgtgaaaaaaatgagcTTGTGCTGCATGTCAATGTTGTTAAATTAATGGATGCACTccatattttttgtgtgtgcatgtttgagcTATGTGAGCATGCACATATGTAGATCTAAAGCATACAAGACTGTATGTTCGGGTAGtcctgcagacaaacatcaATAGTGTGTAGCTGTTGCCGTGGCTTGTTGACATAGTTAGGTACCTTCCATATACATCATAACTTCCAGTAACCTCCCTTGCTTCAGTACTCATTTAACCCAGCCTTCACTCTAAGAGGGcccactcattcattcattgttcgCTGTCCACTTTGTTTTCCCTTGAACTTTGAAACACCACGCAAACAGCGGAAGGCCattgttaaaatattttgaagCACTTCAGTGATAGCAACAAAGGCCCGTTTAGGCTTCTTGCAGAATGTTCCATAATCAAGTTTCAAGCCGTattgttttcacttcatttgttttttctgatgtgCCCACTGACCCAGAGTTCCTGTCTGGAGGTGGATGTTATATTTACAGTAGCCCCACTGACTCAACACACGGGCCAGGGagtgttaaaacaaagacaaaagcatACACTCCTCTGAGGCTGTTactctgtgctgctgttatcCTTTCACTCTGCTCTTCTTTCTTGCCCGAGAGCCTGGAGTAAGATAACAGCCAACAGCAATGCATATACATTCACCCTGGCCTGTACACATGAGTGCGCACACATACACccccagacacacaaacacagcagttcAGGAAACTCCTGCCCGGTGTCAGAAACATGAAAGAGCCTTTCTCATGTTATGTAAATGATGAAACACAACATTGCACTGCACTTTCCTGCATGTCACGCGTCAGTACTCATGGAAAGGCTGGTTGAGTTTTGACAGATTGGTCCATGTAGATACTCAAGGGGCATCTTCAGAGGCTGATCTTGGAGAAACACAGAATGGCCTACATGTTGTGTTTAAGTGCATtagacaaacacaaatcagaAAGTACCAGGTACCACCTTGTGGTAAAGACGAAGAACAGCACTTTCACAGACATGAAAGCAGTGACATTTTCAAGAGTGAggtatttttgtgtttgctgttttgcATTTGCAGCCCTGCAGGGACATTTTTTGAATATGGCTAGAATCACAGGCTGTGCTTACTGAGGTAGTTCTGCAATTAGACTGCTGCGATTGAATTGTATTTCAAGTCAAGTAAAGTCAAGTTCATTGATGTAGGTTAAATTCAGAGGCTATCTTAGAGGGATTCAAAATCTgtatttgaatttaatttatttgaatttaattgtatagtacttgagtatCTGATTTGAGTTTCTCTCTTCCATCAGATTCTTGCCGACATCGTGGAAGAGGTGGATCGGTCAGAGATGATTCCTCATGAAGTCTATGGAGCTCATTTTGTGGGCTGGAGTGACTCCATCTTCTCCGTTCTGAGATCTGGAGGTGTCTACCAGTGAACACAAAGAGAACCAGAgccacacagcacacagagaggACGGTCCTGCATATAACCattggatgagagagagagaaagacaggccCAGAAGAACTCAGAAGTACTACCCAGGAGTATTAAAACCACGCTGGCACAATGAAATCCAACCAGGAGAGGAGTAATGGATGCCTGCCTCCTAAGAAGCGTGAGATCCTGGCTCTGGAGCAGAGGCCAGTGGCAGTAGCCGCGGCAACACCTCCAGCTGCAGTGGTTACAGACAGTCCCCACACAGAGAACCTAGCATGGCTGGCGAGTGTGGCCAGTGAACGCTGCAAGTCCAGGGACGCAGAGAGCCCGAGATGTCCCATCTCCTccacttcttctcctccttcctccacctctaTCCCTTCCTCGACCACTCCTCTGTCTGCGGTGCCCCTGGCCTCTCTGCCTGCAGTTTACCCTGCAGCCCTTCCCCAGCAGGCCGGGACTATCCAGTTTGCTCAGCTTGGACCCAACGTTCAGTTTATCAGCTCTGGGCCCTATGCTGGCTACATCTCCTCTCACATCATCTCCACTAATGCTAGCTCTGTACCTAACAGCTCTACTATAGGACAGCGTTCCCACCTGGAGGGTTACACCACCGCCCTCATCTCTCCCAACACTAAAGGGGATCAGCAGTTTCAAATCGGCCTCTCACCCACAGAACTAACACCCGTGTCACTTCCAAGCTCCCCCCATGTCACCAGCCAGTACATTCATCTGGACAGCAGAACACCTTTGACTGTCAGCGGAAACCCCGTTGCTTCACCCACAGCGCACCTGCAGCTCCACCCTCACACAGCCGTCCTCCCTCAAACGCTTACCCTCGCTCCATCCCAGCTGGTGGTTCAGTATGCAGATGGTCCAGCTGGAAAGAAACCAGAGGGGCATGCTAAGGGTGTGCTGAATGGGGAATTGGAGGTTGTTAAACAGACAAAAGCTCCCAGTCAGCCAATGAACCATCAGCAGGTCCAGAGTTATGAGGCCAGACATATCCTCCTGCCTGCAGATTACGGCCAGAACCCTGCAGGACTTCAGACCTCCTTTATGCTGGTGGCCCAGCCCAATCATGGAGCTGAACGTGAAGCTGTCTCAAATAAGATCTCCTTAGTCCAGACTGAGAAAGGAGGCATCTGTTTGGGGAAACCAGTGTCCAGATCATCCTctttcacctctctctcctcctcagaagTGGTGAAGTCTGTTGCTCCCCATGCGGTCATTCAGACAACTCTGGCCTCTGAGGAGCTCCCAGCCAGTCTCTATTCCTCCACACAGCCTCCCATCATTGGATATATCACCAGTGGAAATCAGCATGCTCTCAGCTACCATGCAGCACTGCCTCAGCACCTGGTCATTCCGAGTGGCCAGTCCCTCCTCATCCCAGTCAGTGGCACCAATAACGGCACAGAAATCGAGGTTACTCGTACTGTGAACACCCTGACAGCCACGACTACCCCTCAAATATCGACCGCCATGCCACATGCCTATCTCGCCACAGCCCTGTCCAAGTGTGAGGCGCTTGGGCCAGATGGAAATCAACCACCCCCTGCTGTTGCACAGGCACCAGCTCTGCCGGTCCTGCCCTCAAACCCACCTCCTGCAGTGGCGGCAGCTCCCTCCCCAACTCCCGCTCCTGTCCCCTCTCCCGCCCCTGTTTCCATCCAAGCCTCCCCCTCCATGTCCTCTTCCGCTTCCCCTGTGGCGCTTCCTCCATTCTTCATGCGAGGCTCCATCATCCAGCTGGCCGATGGGGAGCTGAAGCGCGTGGAGGACCTCAAGACGGAGGACTTCATCCAGAGCGCTGAGATTAGCAGCGAGCTGAAGATTGACTCCAGTACTGTTGAGCGTATTGACAGTGGGCAAAGTCCTAATGCTGTGGTCATAcagttttctgtgggagagctCAAGGCTCAGGTCAGTTACTCCTCACTCATCATTCTTGTATTATTAATCATGAGTTTCATTTTTGAATCCACTGTGTATCGAATTTGAAACCTCAAGTCTTTGGCCCATAATATCAACAATTACTGTAACACCCATGCATACTTACATAAACACTCACCAGATTTCTGTATTCTATCTAAAGGTAATGAAATAGATTTGTAAGGGATGCACTAGTGATGAGCACTGTGAAGCTACCCTCATACTCATTATGGCCATCAATTAAACCCACAGCTATGAAGGCTATGAAATCCATCTTTGATGCAGATACCTAACTGACCCTTGTTCTCTGTTCTACTGTTCTCTAGCAGTACCAACACTGCTCCTTTTGGTGTACCAGAGGACgaaataacatttaattatgCAGACCATGGCTCTTTAAGGGACCAAAAGCCATTACTTTCACAGATAAATTAATCCAGCAATTTTACAGACCCCATGTCTGCAAACAGCTACGTAGCCCAAGTGAAACTGATAGTATCTTAAGGAAGCTGATACCCACATtgatattttaagtttttatttaatatgaATACATAACGGAAGtaagtacattaaaaaaaatacatttgtaagtTCTTTATGATGAAATAGACTGCACCAATagacagcagacattttaaatagGTGTTAATAAAGGtgttaataacattaacaatggctacaagtgtcccagtaagccatgagAGTGTGACAATGAGATATAATGCACAGTACTAGGACCTGTAAACTGAAGCGTCACTGATTTTattgtgacatgtcaaaatgtctttctgTAAAAAGGCagaaggctttttttttctgtaaacaaATTCTTATGCCAACAGCAGGGCTGCAAATAACCATTATTTTCACTGATTAGTCTGCTGATTAGTCTagtcaaaaatgtgaaaaatgctcatcacattttcccagagcccaaagtgacatgtTCAAATTGCTTCCTTTGTTTGATCAGCAGTCTAAAACCGAAAGACTCTCCATTTatcatcataaatgacaaagaaaagcagcaattccttacttttaagaagctggaaccagcatttttctttacattttgcttgaaaaatgtctgaaacaaaGCAGAATAGTTCCCTTTCAGTCGAGTGTCTATTCTACTATTCGCTGCAGCTCTAGCAAACAAAGTAATTTCCAAGATGCACAATCCCATACAAATTTGCACTAATTTGTGGCTTTAAATGgttctgtttcttttataaatccTCTGCACATATTTCTGTCTGTATCTCGCTAAAAGCTAACTGTTGTTCATGTGCTCatctccaggtgtgtgtggaggtgctGGTGGAGTATCCCTTCTTTGTGTTTGGCCAGGGCTGGTCATCCTGCTGCCCGGACCGGACCACCCAGCTGTTCGAGCTGTCCTGCGCTAAGCTGTGTGTGGGTGACGTATGCGTGTCGCTGACCCTCCGCGGCTTGAGGAACGGTTCAGTAACAGACAGTCAGCCTTTGGGGACCAAGCTGAAGACGGGTCACCTCTCTGACTCCTGTCACAATGTGGATGTCAGAAACAGTACAAGTCCAAACGCTGCACACAGTAACATTGGCCTCCTCATGAAGGCTTCCAGTGCAGACAGGCTAGAGAGGGAGAAGGTAAGCGGACCAGGACCGGGACTGGAGCCACCACCAGGATTGGGACTGGTTCCAGGACAAGGGGAGCGGATCTACGGAGCTGGAAGTATGCTGGCAGGAGAAGTAAGACAGGAAACGGTGAAAACGGACATGCCTGCTCTTACCAAAGTACAATGTGGTGATCCAGAGAGACCCACAACCCGCAAGAGACGCTGGTCAGCTCCAGAGCGAGACCAGACTGAGAGAGCGGAGGAGGAGCCTCCATTGACTCTGCCCAAGCCCTCCTTCATCCCTCAGGAGGTTAAAATCAGCATAGAGGGCCACTCCAGTGCTGGGAGTGAAAGATGCTTGAACAAAAGAGTAGACTGTTGAGAGAACTTTAAGGAATTTTTGATTACCTGTGGTTTGCTTTGTGTTTATcccctcttttttctctccacccaAACTACTGTAATATAGGCTGAGTTTACACcgtatttacatgttttctttattttctttcacacaAGTCTGATATCTACGATGAAGTACAGTCAAGCACCTTCATAAGTGGTATCACACACGAGATCAGTGCAATCAATGCTGAAAGCAAAAATGAATGCAGCGTGAATGTTGAGTATGAATGGCAGTCAGACACTTGAGCGTGTCACATATCATAAGCTGGATCTCCTTTGTCACTTGGCTTAGACCTGTTGGATGCAGATGAGTCAACTATTCCTCTTATCACATGAACAAGCACAGACCCCGATGTCAGCGTGTACAAAGCGGGTGACCATATTTTGACTTTCATTATGTTTATTTGGTTTATGAGTGTTTGGTGTTTCAATCATTGTGGCTGTGGTCTCTGCTGCCTTGTGTATCTGATGAGgttttgagttttatttcattacttttgatttatttttatagcaTTAGAGATGTGTATGCTCTCGCAGGTGTAAgtgctcatgtgtgtgtgttttctgtgtggttGTCAGACGGAGCACAGGAttaagctgtgtttgtgtggctgtaGCTGTGAGCTTAGTTGTCAGTACAACCTGCAAATATCAAGACTGAAAAGGCCTGAATGTAAATCACTGAATTTGTCCTCAATAATGACTCATGGAGTCACCCATGTGCTGTTTGCTACACTGACCATCGCTTTGTGTGATTGACAGCATCCCTCTAATGAAGTTCCTCAGACAAATGTATCTTTATAGTTAATTTGCAGAATTCCTTTCAAACACAGTGTCACTAGTTAATGTTTGTCTTAAACCCTGGCTACCATGTGCAGCATTTCAAATTTATACAAAAGGGAAAGAACAAGTTATTTCTTTCGGATAGCTGTGAATTACTTTTGAGCCGAAAAAAGCAAACAATTGCATAATTACACAGCAGACATTGTGTAACATTAATTTGCAGTCATGTTTCTGTAAGTGTAAGtccaggggcctcatttataaaaggGACTTACAATCTGTTTTTATCTTAAGTATGACTTAAGTAGAAAACCACATATAAATAGTTAtttataaaaactttatttttcgTAGAGATGATCTTATCTCTAAGCAAAGTCTAGACTTGACTTAAGTGATTTTCCCGCTGGTGTTTGGGACAGACCAGACCAAGTCTGTGGTGAACTTTGCACAAGTATTTTGAACAATGTGCAGCAGCGACACACTCCCAAGATGCCTGTTTGGCTTTATTTGTTCACCCACTATTTAGTTCACTGAGTAATATATGTTGTCTGACTTCAATCTCTTCTACCATCGCTGTGATCTCGTCTTTCAAAAAGTttga includes:
- the LOC141012087 gene encoding ataxin-1-like translates to MKSNQERSNGCLPPKKREILALEQRPVAVAAATPPAAVVTDSPHTENLAWLASVASERCKSRDAESPRCPISSTSSPPSSTSIPSSTTPLSAVPLASLPAVYPAALPQQAGTIQFAQLGPNVQFISSGPYAGYISSHIISTNASSVPNSSTIGQRSHLEGYTTALISPNTKGDQQFQIGLSPTELTPVSLPSSPHVTSQYIHLDSRTPLTVSGNPVASPTAHLQLHPHTAVLPQTLTLAPSQLVVQYADGPAGKKPEGHAKGVLNGELEVVKQTKAPSQPMNHQQVQSYEARHILLPADYGQNPAGLQTSFMLVAQPNHGAEREAVSNKISLVQTEKGGICLGKPVSRSSSFTSLSSSEVVKSVAPHAVIQTTLASEELPASLYSSTQPPIIGYITSGNQHALSYHAALPQHLVIPSGQSLLIPVSGTNNGTEIEVTRTVNTLTATTTPQISTAMPHAYLATALSKCEALGPDGNQPPPAVAQAPALPVLPSNPPPAVAAAPSPTPAPVPSPAPVSIQASPSMSSSASPVALPPFFMRGSIIQLADGELKRVEDLKTEDFIQSAEISSELKIDSSTVERIDSGQSPNAVVIQFSVGELKAQVCVEVLVEYPFFVFGQGWSSCCPDRTTQLFELSCAKLCVGDVCVSLTLRGLRNGSVTDSQPLGTKLKTGHLSDSCHNVDVRNSTSPNAAHSNIGLLMKASSADRLEREKVSGPGPGLEPPPGLGLVPGQGERIYGAGSMLAGEVRQETVKTDMPALTKVQCGDPERPTTRKRRWSAPERDQTERAEEEPPLTLPKPSFIPQEVKISIEGHSSAGSERCLNKRVDC